The Flammeovirga yaeyamensis genome segment TCCTACTGGAAATTTACAGTTAAACCTTTTCAATAAGAAATCAAAAGAAAGAGTAGCGGCACAGATCGGACTATATGATGCCACTGGCAGAATGCCTCTTCCAACAGAAAGTGCTATCGAGCTACAATTCTTCGAAAACATGGTTCGCTCTGTAGAAATCAGAGAAGAACTAGATCAAATCAACTGGCCTCATAAAAACCATTATACAATGTATATCGATGGTTTGTATCAAGCCAATATTCCTGCAGGGAAGTATGATTTAGTAATTATGAAAGGACCTGAATATCCAATTTATCAAAAGACAATTGAGATTAAGGAAGGTCAGACGAATAACATCAACTTGTATTTGGAGCATGTATTTGATATGCCTAAAAAAGGTTGGTACTCTGGAGATGTTCATAACCACTTCTCAAGAAGAAATTCGAGCATGAACCCGAATCAAATTGCCCATGCGAGAGCAGCAGATTTACATATGCATTGGTTGTATGCATTGGGGAATTCGGTCACGACTCACTTCGATCAATATGCTTGGGGGAAAGAAGGTCAGTACAAAGAGAAAAATTATTATATCGCTTCTGGACAGGAAGATCCGAGAACTGACTTTCTAGGTCACGTTTTAGCGATGGGACACAATGAGTTTGTTCGCTATCCCAACGAATACTTCCATTACGATAAAGTATCGAAAGAGGTACATAATCAAGGAGGTGTATTTGGAGTAGCACATATGGACTTCGCTCAGTTCCAACAAAATATTGCTTTGGCTTTATTGGTTCCAGAAGATGAAGTGGATTTTGTAGAGATTTTCCAATATCACTCTTTGAACTTAAACGATTGGTATGCTTTCCTTAACCTTGGGTATAAGTTATCGGCAGCAGCGGGATCGGATTGGCCGTACATGTCGCTTCCAGGAGCGGTAAGAACTTATGTGAAAGTTGATGGAGAATTTTCTCCAGAAGCTTGGAACGAAGGTTTGGAAAAAGGAAGGTCGTTTGTTTCCAATGGTCCGATGGTCGATTTCAACATCAATGGATCTGATATAGGCTCGACGGTGAGTGTGAAGAAAGGAGAGAACATCACTTTAAAAGCCAAAGGTTATATCGTTCCAAGTTGGGATAAATTAAACTATGCTTCTGTGATTATGAATGGGGAGATCATCAAAGAGATTAAACTGGAAAAAAGTCAAGAAGAAATTGAAATTAATTTAGATATCCCAATGGAAGAAAGTGCTTGGTTTGCGATCAAAGTACATGGAGAAAAAGCCCATGATATTGTATTCCAAAGTCACTTTACCAAAAGAATTCAAGCCCACACTTCTCCGATTTATGTAGAAGTAGATGGTCAGCCAACTTGGTCAAAAACAAAAGGACCAGAGATCATCGATGCTTTAATCAAAAGAATGGAAGAGGTGAAGGAAATGAAGTATCAGCGTTACGATAACGAGGCTTGGGAAAGTCCTGATAGAACGTCTGAAATGTTGGATGCTTTCCGTCCATTCTTAAAGACATGGATTGATGAAACGAAGGCATACTACGAAGATTTAAAAAAGAAAATTGTGACACCATAGATTAAACTAACAAATGAGTACGCAAGATAAAATGAACTGGAAACCGTTAATCGTAATCATCCTCTCGATGGTGATGATGTACATTACATCATTTAGTATTAACGTATTGATTGGCCCAATTGTACAA includes the following:
- a CDS encoding CehA/McbA family metallohydrolase; this translates as MKKILLCIGWLLTLPLLAHHPDNPSGTFEIDWKTSQIDKTIATGVFQTMGLRVDNDPSRAGVKRDGDDQILYGIALGFSIDDTFAFDIDQKVKVTVEMEVSNLKQFYYAYDRNGVVESVHKVDIKEGQTGWQTFEFVLDRARLANRGYGNTDFALSSNVDMSSQLLFIKDIRFELVGDNVPQNPTGNLQLNLFNKKSKERVAAQIGLYDATGRMPLPTESAIELQFFENMVRSVEIREELDQINWPHKNHYTMYIDGLYQANIPAGKYDLVIMKGPEYPIYQKTIEIKEGQTNNINLYLEHVFDMPKKGWYSGDVHNHFSRRNSSMNPNQIAHARAADLHMHWLYALGNSVTTHFDQYAWGKEGQYKEKNYYIASGQEDPRTDFLGHVLAMGHNEFVRYPNEYFHYDKVSKEVHNQGGVFGVAHMDFAQFQQNIALALLVPEDEVDFVEIFQYHSLNLNDWYAFLNLGYKLSAAAGSDWPYMSLPGAVRTYVKVDGEFSPEAWNEGLEKGRSFVSNGPMVDFNINGSDIGSTVSVKKGENITLKAKGYIVPSWDKLNYASVIMNGEIIKEIKLEKSQEEIEINLDIPMEESAWFAIKVHGEKAHDIVFQSHFTKRIQAHTSPIYVEVDGQPTWSKTKGPEIIDALIKRMEEVKEMKYQRYDNEAWESPDRTSEMLDAFRPFLKTWIDETKAYYEDLKKKIVTP